Proteins encoded within one genomic window of Mesobacillus subterraneus:
- a CDS encoding DUF302 domain-containing protein — MFHYTIEVDKSMNEAVSALEASLKDEKFGVLWSLDMKETLAGKGVELDGDYIILEVCNPHEAKRVLEKNPIVSYFLPCKIVVYKDNGTTKVGLPKPTELIKFVENEDLQAIAADIEKRLIGAIDNIK; from the coding sequence ATGTTCCATTATACAATTGAAGTGGACAAGTCAATGAATGAAGCAGTATCTGCACTCGAAGCAAGCTTGAAAGATGAGAAATTCGGTGTCCTTTGGTCTTTGGATATGAAGGAAACATTAGCTGGTAAAGGTGTCGAACTTGACGGCGACTATATCATCCTTGAAGTGTGCAATCCGCATGAAGCAAAAAGGGTACTGGAAAAGAATCCTATCGTAAGCTATTTTCTCCCTTGCAAAATTGTAGTGTATAAAGATAATGGTACAACCAAGGTCGGCCTTCCAAAGCCTACGGAACTGATTAAATTTGTGGAAAATGAAGATTTGCAAGCAATTGCGGCAGATATTGAAAAAAGATTGATTGGTGCAATTGACAATATTAAATAA
- a CDS encoding H-type small acid-soluble spore protein has protein sequence MDLNRVRQILSSSAEIDVIYNGASVWIDHLNEDSRTATVHLRGPMEERTTVEISELQERS, from the coding sequence ATGGATTTGAATCGCGTAAGACAAATACTGTCATCATCTGCCGAAATAGATGTGATTTATAACGGTGCATCCGTGTGGATTGACCATCTGAATGAGGACAGCCGCACTGCCACTGTCCATCTGCGTGGACCAATGGAAGAAAGGACAACTGTGGAGATTTCGGAACTGCAGGAAAGATCTTAA